Part of the Streptomyces sp. NBC_01460 genome, TCGGCTGCGTACGAGCCATGTCCGACCGCCCCCTGAGCTCTGCCGTCCTGCCGGCCCTCTGCCGGCAGTGCCCAGATTCGCCCGGGGGAGCGGTGCGGGGGAAGGCGCACCCGGGACCCGTGGGTGCGCACCGGAGTGCGTGGGCGGTCAGACGGTGGCGTCGCCCTGCCCGGCGGCATCGGCCTGCCGCTGCTCCTCGACGCGCCGCTTGGCCTCGTCCCAGCTGATCGGCAGGAGGCCGACCGGTGCGTCCCAGAAGGTGAACGTCGACGACCGCATCGTGGGCCGGAGGGCGGTCATGATGCCGCGGTGCGGCTCCGTCCGGGCGTAGGCGTGGAGGGCGTCGCGGCTCTCCCAGGCGGACAGGGTGTAGAAGACCCGCCTGCCGGGCTGGGCGATGAGCGAGGCACCGAAGGCTCCCGGCGCGGAGCGCACCTGCTTCCACGCCGCCAGTGACTTCAGGAAGAAGCGCGGTACGTCGCGCAGCGAGCGGACCTCGAAGCGCGAGGCCATGACCACGGTCGTGCCGTCGGAGGGAGGAGGCTGGGGAGTGACCCACGGAAGCGTCGGCATCGCACTACTCGCCTTCAGTATGGATAGTGGTGCTGTCTGCTCTCCATGTTAGGCGGGAGTGCTCCCGCCTGTCGGTGAATTACGGGGAACGGTTCACCCGGCCGACGGACCCGGGGGCATCGGCCGCGCCCCGCTCCCGCCGGCCTCCCGGCGGGAGCGGGGCGGGACGCGGGGCGCGGTGATCCGGCGTCAGCGTCCGGACTGCAGCGCCTTCCAGGTCTCGGGGCCGACGCTCCCGTCGGTCCCCAGCGCCCGGGCGCTCCGGTAGTCGCGGACCGCCGTGTCCGTGAGCGCCCCGAAGGCTCCGTCGGCCGTCACCGTCCGGCCCAGGGCTGCGGTCAGCGCCCGCTGCACCCGCTTCACCGCGTCGCCCGAGGAGCCCTGGGCGAGGGCCGGTGTCGTGCCGGCGGAGAGCAGCGCGGTCCAGGTCCTGGTGCCGACCGTGCCGTCGGGGGTGAGGCCGCGCGCCGTCTGGAAGGCCTGTACGGCGCTCCTGGTGGTGGCGCCGAAGACGCCGTCCTCGGCGCCCGCCTCGTAGCCCTGCTGGTTGAGCAGGCTCTGGACCGCCTTCACCTGTGCGCCCGTCGAGCCCTGCTCCTGGGGTGTGTACGCCGCGAAGCTCTGCGCGTCCGCCCCGCCGGCCGAGGCGCCGACGAGCTGCATGTAGTACGTCCAGTTCCAGTTGACGCCCGGATCGGTGTGGTCGTTCCCGGGCGCCTCGCTGTGCCCGATGATGTGCGACCGGTCCTTGGCGATGCCGTACCGGTCGCAGAGGTACTTCGTCAGTGCCGCCGAGGACCGGTACATCGGGTCGGTGAACCACGACGGGTTGTCGATGAAGCCCTCGTGCTCGATGCCCAGCGACGAGGCGTTGGCGCTCTTGGCGTGGTAAGCGGTGTCCTTGTCGCGCACCATCTGGGTGATCCGGCCGTCCGAGGAGCGCACCACGTAGTGGGAGCTGACCTTCGAGACGGGATCCTGGAACCAGCTGATGGTCCCGGCGTACGAACCCTGCGCGACGTGGATGACCACCTTGTCCACCGTCGCCGTACGCCCCGTGGCGAAGTTGGCGGAAGCGGCGGCCACCCAGAGGGCCGGCGGGTAGTCCGGGCTCTGCGCGGTGACGTCGGCCTTCGCGAGCGGGCCCTTCTCGGGGGAGACCGGGCGGGAGGTGACCGAGATCCGCTCACCGCCGGCGACGGTCGCCCGCAGGCCCTGCGCGAGGAAGGTGTAGACGGTGTCCGCGTAGAGGGCGGCGACGGCCCCCTCGGCCTCGCTGTAGCGGGCCACCGCCGGGTACCAGGCGTCGATGTCGGCCCGCTCGGCCTTGTCCAGGCCCAGGGCGTCCGCGTGGTTCCGCAGCACGGCCGCGCCGCCCAGGATGTTGGCCGGGGTGTCCTCGCGGAGATCCGCCGTGGACCTGCCCGTCAGCGAGGCCGCCTTCTCCAGGGAGTGGTTGACGGGGTTGCTGGCGAGGTGCATCACGCCGTAGCCGTTGTCCTGGCTGGGGAGCCCGGCGTGACCGTCCAGGTGGGTCTCGCCGTAGCCGACGGCGGCGAGCAGGTCACGCGGTACGCCGTACGCCGCGGCGGCCTGCCGGAACGCGCGGTTCATGGGGTCGGCGCCGACCGGGGCGGCGCCGGCGGGCTGGCCGGCGGTGACCAGGGCGGTGGCGGTGAGGGAGGCCAGAACGGCTGCGCGGCCTCGGGTGTGGCCGACGGGGCGTCGGGGCATGCCTGCTCCAGGTTTCGTGGGGGAGAGGAAGGCCCCCGGACCCGGAGTGGGGTGGGCCGGGGGCCGTTCGAGCCCGCACAGGCTATCCATGTGATTAACACATGGCGGTGCGCTCCCGGGCGTGTCCAAATCCCTGTCACTCCAATGGATTTGAGCCTCGCTCCACGGCTCCCCGGCGGGCCGCCGCTCCGCTCCCGGGCCCGGCGGCCCGCCGGTGGTGCTACCAGCGGTCCCGGTGGATGACGTCGGCGACCGGGCGGCGCCGGACCGGTCCGAAGTTGCCCTGCGGCCACCCCACCGGAATGGCGGCGAAGGTGTGCGTGTCCGAGGGGATCCCGAGGGCCTTCTTCCACTCCTGCTCCAGCATCAGGTGCCAGATGGTGACGTTGGCCGCGAGCCCCAGGGCCCGCGCCGCCAGCAGGATGTTCTGGACGCCCGGATAGACGCAGGAGCCCTCGGCGAGCGCCTGGAAGCGCGTCTGGGTGTTCGTCATGTGCTCCAGACCCGCCGGACCGAGCGACTCGGCGTAGACGCCCAGCCCCTCCTCGTCGAACCGGGGCTCGGGGAACTTGTAGCACGGGATGATCAGCGCGGGGGTGTCCGCGAAGTGGTCGCGCTGGTGCTCGATCGCCGCCACCATCCGCCCGTACGCGGCGTCGGGCATGCCCGCGGGCGCGTGCTTGCCGGTCGTCGCGAGGTAGGCGTCCACACACCGCTTCCACAGGGGTGCCAGCTCGGCCATGACCGCGCGGTCGGTGACGACCACGTACTCGTAGCACTGCATGTTGCCGCCGCTGGGCCCCCAGACCGCGGCCTGTATGAGCTGTTCGAGCGTCTCGTCCGGCACGGCGTCCGGCTTGAGGCGGCGCATGGCGCGCATGGTCGACATGGTCGGGAAGAGGGCGGGCCCGTCGGGGGAGGGCGCGTCTGAGTACACCGTTTCGAAGGTCATGATCGCGGAGTTTACGGCTCAAGCACCGGCGCGGGGAGCCCTGTTGGCGTCCGCGTTCCGGCTGGGCCCGGCGCAGGTCAGCGCCGTCGTCGAGCCGAACCGGTGCGCCGGTCGGCGGGACCGGGCGGCGGACGGTGTGCGGCGGGCGGGGCGGCCCCCTTCGCCCCCGGCGCGGAGCTCCCTTCGCCCTTGGGGTGGGAGTCGCGCAACTCGGCTTACGGGGCATTCCAGTTGGGCCGGGCGGATCCGTCCTGGCGCTCCGTCACCCTCGTGTTCCGTTCCGCGTCGGGGAGGCGTATCCGTACGTCCGTGCCCATCGGCCGATCCGCTGCGGCGCGCCGGATTCGCACACCTGGACGTCCCCCCTCCTCACGGGGGAACGGGGGCCGGGAAACCGGCCTCGAAGGCGTATAAAGGGTCCCTCCCGAGCAGCCGGCGTCCCCCGATGGCCACCTCACCCCCCACGCGGCCGGCGTCACCGCGTACCGAGAGCGCAGGAGCGTCCGCATGAGCACCTCGGAAGAGATCAGCGCCTTGCTCGTCACCAGGTTCGGAACCGATCCGGGGGCCATCCGGCCCGAGGTGCCGCTCCGTCAGCTGAGGCTGGACTCGCTCGCCCTGGAGGAGCTCCGGCTCCTCATCGAGGACCGGCTCGACATCGATCTGGAGGACGTCGTCCTGTCGTCGCGCGACACCGTCGGTCACCTGGTCGCGGCCGTGCGCAGCAAGGCCGGCGCGTGACGGGCCGGGGGCCGTACGCGCGCAGGGGCCCGCGGCCGGGCATCGAGCCGTTCAGCGCCGCGGTCACCGGCATCGGCCTGGTCACCGCCGCCGGAGTCGGAACCGACGCGGCCTGGCACGGGGTGTGCGACACCGCGACCGTCCCCTCGGTTCCGCACCTGCCGGAACTGGAGGGGCTCCCCTGCGACTTCATGTACACCGTCGACGGCCTGGACACGAAGGCGCTCCTGGGCGTCGCGGCCCAGCGGCTGATGGACCGCTTCTCGCAGCTCGCCGTGATCGCGGCCCGTGAGGCGGTCGCGGACGCCGGGCTCGACCCCTCGGTCTGGGACAGCGGCCGGGTCGCCGTCGTGATCGGCTCCGCCCACGGCGGGCTGCCGTTCTACGACGAGCAGCACACCACCCTCACCGAGCGCGGCGCGCGCCGTGTCTCCCCGAAGCTCGCGCCGCTGAGCGTCGTCAACGGCGCCGCCAGCAGCGTCGCCATGGACCTGGGCGTGCACGGCCCGAGCCAGGCCGTGTCCACGGCCTGCTCGTCCGGGACCGTGGCCATCGGCACGGCCCACCAGATGCTCCGCGCGGGGGCCTGCGACATCGTCGTCGCGGGCGGCGCCGAGTCGGTCCGCTCCCGGCTGCTGATCGCCAGCGCCTGTCAGATGAGGGCGGTCTCCACCCGCCGCGACGATCCGGTGGCGGCCTGCCGCCCCTTCGACACCCACCGGGACGGGTTCGTCGTGGGTGAGGGCGCGGGACTCCTCGTCATGGAACGCCCCGAGCACGCGCGCGCCCGCGGCGCCACCGTCCGCGCCCGTGTCGCCGGCTACGGGGCCTCCAGCGACGCCCACTCCGCCGTCGCCCCCGATCCCGACGGCCTCGGCATCGAGCGGGCACTGCGCACCGCCCTGGCCGACGCGGGCATCGACGCCTCCGACATCGGCCATGTCAACGCCCACGGGACCTCGACCGTCGCCAACGACCTCATCGAGTCGGTCATGCTCCGCCGCGTCCTGGGCGAACACCCCCTCGTCACCTCCACGAAGGCCATGACCGGGCACACCCTGGGCGCCGCGGGCGGCATCGAGACGGCCCTGACCGTCCTCGCGCTCCAGCACCAGCTCGTCCCGCCGACCGCCAACCTGGACGCCCCCGACCCCGCGATCCCCGTCGAGGTGGTGAGCAAGGAGGCCCGGCGCGCCGTGTTCGACTGCGCCGTCAAGACGTCGCTCGGGTTCGGCGGCCACAACGCGGCGCTCGTGCTGACCAGGGCCTGACGGGAAGCGAGGAGCACCATGCCCGAAGAGATCATCCGTTCCCTGACCGTGGACGGACTGCGTTACGGCTACCGCGTCCTGCCCCGCGATCCGTCCGCCGGCGGCGCACCCGCCACCGAACCGGTCCTCGTCATCGGCGGCGCGCTGCAGGGCATGTTCGGCTGGCCGCAGATGGACGACCACCTGGGCCCCGTGGCCGATGTGGTGACCGCCGACCTGCCCGGCATGGGCACGGCCGACCCCCTGCCGCCCGGCCCCGGCGCGCCGGTCCTGCGTGCGGCGGTCACCGGGATCCTCGACGACCTGGGCATCGCGAGGGTCAATCTCTTCGGCTTCTCCTACGGGGCCTCCATCGCCTTCGGCTGTGCGCGGCACGACCCGGGGCGCGTCGCCAGACTCGTCCTCGGCGGTGTCCCCACCCACATCGGTGAGGACCGGCGCGCGTACTGGCACCGGGCGACGCAGGCGCTGGCGGAGGGGGACGCCGAGCGCTTCGCGTCGCTGGCCGCCGACGGGCTGATGTGCCTGGACCCGGCCCGCCCCGTGCACCGGAGGGAGCTCGCCCGGCGCTACGTGCGACGCTCCTTCCTGCACGCGCTCGCCCACTCGGAGCACGCCGCCGACTCGCTGCGCCGGGCACTGGGGGACATGCCCGACTTCTCCGGCGGTCTGTCGGGCGTACCCGCCCTGGTCTTCGCCGGGGAGCACGACACGGTGACCTCGCCCGAACTGCAGCGGGAGTTCGCCGGGACCATCGAGGGGAGCCGCTTCCTCACGCTCCCCGAGTCCGACCACTGGGTCGTCCTGGAGCGGGCCGACGAGGTCGCGTCCCTCGTGACCCGCTTCTTCACCGACCAGCCGGTCGACGCGGTCGCGCACCTGCTCCCGCACCAGGCGCGGGCCGGGGAGGCCGTTCCATCGGATTCCACACCCGTATCGCCCCCGGCCCCCGGCGCGACCGCACCGCGTACGGCACCGCGGTGAGCCGGCCGGCCGTCACCGCCGTGATCCCGGCCGGCTTTCCCGGGCGGTGCTCCGCACCGGCGGGTGGCGGGCGGTCCGGGTGGCGGCCCCGGCCGGGGCCGCCACCCGGGAGGGTCAGTGCCGGTGGCCCTGCCCCTTCACGTCGATCCGCACGATCTGCGGGTCGTGGTCGCTCGCCTGGTCGGCGAACTCCGCGTTGATGTGCACCACGTCGTAGCCGAAGCGGCGGACGGCCGGGCTGGTCAGGATGTGGTCCAGCGTCTGCGAGTTGCCGTCGTACACATAGCTGTACTGCTCGCCGACGGGCAGCGTCGTGATCAGCGGCTTGAGCACCTTGCCGCTGGTCAGGGCGCTCATCGTGGGGGAGAAGGCGAAGTCGTTCAGGTCGCCGAGCGTGACCACCCGGGCCGCCCTGTCCGCCTTCAGCAGCGAGGTGACGAAGGTGTTGACCTCCGTCGCCTGCCGCACCCGCTGCGTCTCCGAGCTGCGCACCGGCTCCTGGTAGCGGCCGTGCAGGGGCTGGTCGCCGCCCTTGGACGCGAAGTGGTTGGCGATGACGAAGACCGGCTCACCACGGAAGCGGAACTCGCCCACCAGCGGCTTGCGGCTGCTGTCCCAGGCCGTGCTCGTGGGGTTGATCCGGCCGGGCGAGACGGAGAGGGCGGCGCCCTTCTTCGTCTTCACCGCCTTCACCGCGGTGGTCGCGTCGCCACCCGGCCGGTCCACGAAGTCGACACGGCCGGGGTGGAAGAGGAAGACGTTACGGATGTTGCCGCCCGGCTCGCCGCCGTCCTTGCCGTCCTGGGGGGCCACGTAGCGCCAGGCGTACCGGGGGCCGCCGGCGGCGACGATCGCGTCGGTGAAGCGCTTCAGCGTGGCCTCGGAGCCCACGGTGCCGTCGTTCACCGCGCCGTTGTCGTCCTGGATCTCCTCCAGCGACACGATGTCCGGGGAGGCGAGGCTGACCGCCACCCCCCGGGCGAGCGTGTCGAACTTGGCCTGGTCGTCCGCCGCGTCGAGGTTCTCCACGTTGTACGTGGCGACGGCGAGCTCCTTGCGCTTCTGCTTCCGCGTCACCTCACGCTTCAGGCCGTTGTCCTCGAGCGAACCCAGTTGGGTGGCCTGGACGTTGTAGCCGCCGAACGAGGCGTAGTCGACGACGCCCGTGGTGGTGCCGGACAGCACGTCGCCCACGTCGGCGACCGGCACCGGGTGCGCCGCGTCCAGGGACATCACCTTGAGGCGGCCGGTGTTCTGGTCCTCGTAGGAGGCGTACAGCGTGCCGCCGCGACGGGTGGGGTTCTCCCGGGGCTTCACCGTCACCCAGACCTCGTCGTACGCGGTGGTCGCACCGGTCACGCGGGTGTCGGCCATCGTGACGCGCGCGCCCTCGAGCGACTCGTACAGATCCAGGGCGTACGCCGTCGGGTCGAGGGCGAGAGCCTCGACCGAACCGCCGTCGGCCGTCGGCACGTAGGCGTCCGGTACGGAGGAGGCGTCGAGGACGACGGCCTCCGGCAGGGCGTTGCCCGAGGAGAGGACCGTGGTCAGCGGAGCGGTGATCTGGGTGAGCGACTGGGTCCCGGTGGCCGGGTAGTACTCGGCGACCTTGCCGCTGACCAGCACGGAGTCGCCGACGGCGACCGCGGGGGCCGAGGAGCCGGTGTAGACGAACAGGCCCTCGCTCGTGCGGGCGTCGCCGTCCGGCGCCGTGTCCTGGATCCAGAATCCGCGCGAGCCCGAGGTCCGCACGCCCGTGACGACGCCCGGGACCCCGGCGACCGGCTGCCCGGCGAGCGGGGAGAGCCGGGTCGTGCCCTGGATGTCGTGCACCCGCACCGTGCCCGGCTCGGTCGGTCCGCCGGGCTCGCCCGGTCCGGAGCCGCCGGCGGTCTCCCCCGCCGCGTTGACGGGGGTCGGGGCGCCCGCCGTCAGGTCGGCGGCGTTGTCGTCCGTGTCCGCCAGGGCCGCACCACGGGCCACGGAAGCGGTGGCGGAGGCGCCCGGTACGGGACCGCTGCCCTCCCGTACGACGGCGGAGCCGTAGCCGACGAGATCCACGATCCGGGTGTCGGCGGCGCAGTCCGCAGCGGTCCTGCAGGTCAGCGGAGCGGTGCCGGAGACGAGCGCGACGGTGCCGCTCGCCGCGGACATCGCGACCGTGCCGGTGGCGTCGGGGGCCGGCAGGGCGACCGTCCCGCCGGTGCCCGCGGCCTGGGCGACGAGGTACCGGCCACCCGGCGCGACGGCGCCGGACAGCTCGGAGACCTGCCACAGCGACCCGGCGGAGGGGGTGCCCGGCAGGTACTGGACGCTGAGGCCGGACAGGCCGTAGGCGCCCGACCCGGCGTTGGCCAGCTCGATGTAGTCGCGGGTCAGCGTCGCACCGGAGTTGCCCCCGCCGCCGTACACCTCGGAGATGACGGCCGACGACGACGGTGCGGCGAAGGCGGCGGGCAGCGCGGTCACGGAGAGGGTCACGGCGACGGCGGCGGCCAGCAGGGCGGAGCCGGGTCTGGCTATGTACACGGGAACTGCCCCCAAATGTGTGGTGAGGGCCAAAAGCTATGCGCGTAGACCCGTCGTGGCAAGAGACGGGAGGTTAATTCCGGGCGTCATCAGCCCGCTCCCGTACTGGAGTTCGGCGGCTCCCGGCCCGACGCGCGCACCCCCGCGGGGTCCGAGGGCGGCCATGGACGCCGGAGTCCACCATGCGGTCAGACGTTTGACCGGCTCACGGCGTTCCGGATACGTTGCGTGACATGCAGCGATCCGCACACCTGACGACGCGAGGTCATGTCGACCTGAAGCGCGTGTGCTCCGCGGCGTGTCACCGGGACTGAACGCCCGCAGTCCGCGCGCCTGACCGAGGCCTCCGCCTCCACGGCTCCGCGCAGGACGCCCCGTCATGGCCCAGCGGGACCCAGGCCGGCACCACGCCGCCCGGTTCCGTCAGGAGGCCCCCCGCAAGGGTACTCACCTCCACGCACGCTGCCATCGAGGACCTGGAAGACACCTGTGACAAGTCTGCCCGCTCCCACCCGCCGAACCCGGCCCCCGCGCCGGTCCGAGATCCCTTCCGGCGGACAGGCCCGCCGCGCCTCCGGTACGGGATCCGTGCTGGGCGCGATCCTCGACCACGGTCCGGTGGCCCGTTCCACCGTCGCGCGGCTCACCGGCCTCTCACCCGCCTCGGTGACCGGGCACGTCGGGCAGCTCCTGTCCCGCGGACTGGTCCGCGAGAGCGCGGAGACGACGGGACCGCGCGGACTCGGACGCCCGCACGTACCCGTCGAGATCGACACCACCCGCTTCCTGGTGGCCGGCGCCCACATCGCGGTCGCGCACTCGACGGTCGCCCTGATGGACCTGCGCGGCCGGGTCGTGGCGGAGGACCGCAGACCGCACACCAGCACCCACCCGCGCCGGATCCTGGACGACCTGGCGGCCCGGCTGCCCCTGCTGACGGCCGCGCACGCGGCCGGACGGCAGGTGCTGGCGCTGGGCGTCGCCACCGGGCACCGGGTCGACCCGGCCGCGGGAGTCGTCGTGGAGCACCCGCACCTCGGCTGGCGTGCCGTCCCGGTGCGCGAGGTCCTGGCCGCCGCCACCGGGCTGCCCGTCCATGTGGACAGCCACTCACGGGCGTTGGCCCGCGCGGAGCAGATGTTCGGCGAGGTGTCGACCCGGGCCAGCACGGTCCTGCTCTTCATCGGCGCGGTCGTCGACGGGGCCTTCGCGACCGCGGGTGAGCTGCACCGGGGCCCTCGCTCCGGTGCGGGCAGCGTGGCCCATCTCCCCCTGGGATCCGGCGGGTCGGGGGACGCGGAGCCCTGTAGGTGCGGACGCACCGGGTGCCTGCAGTCCGAGGTGTCCGAACGGGCCATGATCCGCCGTGCCGCCGAACAGAGCCTGTACGTCGGGACGTTCCAGGAGTTGCTGGACCACGCCATGGCGGGCGAGCCCCGTGCCGTGGCCCTGTTCCGGCGTCGCGCCCGTCTGGTGGGCAGGGCCGCGGCGCTGCTCCTGGACATGTTCGACCCGGAGTGCCTGGTCGTGGTCGAGCCCGGAGCGGGCCGGCTGCCGGAGTGCCTCGCCGACCTCCGGGAAGAGGTGGGGATGCGCTCCTGGGTCTGCGAGGACCCGGAACGGGCCGTGGTGCCGAGCAGCTTCACCGGATCGGTGCTGGCCACCGCGGGAGGTGCCGTGGCGCTGGGCGCCCTGTACACGGACCCGCTGGGGCCGTGGCCCGCGCTGCCCGCGGTCTCCTGAGCGCCGCCGATTCCCGCTTTAATTCAATTCGTTGCATTGTTGACCGGCCGCAGGACGAACGGGAAGATGGATTCATGACCAGCCGACAGCGGAATTCAGGGAACGTGTCCCAACGGGCACACTCCTGCCGCGCGGCCGCGCCGACGAGCGAATATGCCCGGCGTACCTGTTGTCGCCCCTGTCCGGGTAACCGGTAACCTCACAGCCGCATTTACGGGCGGTCCGCATCCGTGCGTGATTCTCCATCCGCCTGTTGTCCAGCGCATTCCTGTGCGCTCCTGTGTGCCCTCGCGTGCTCCTGTTTCCTCGCGTGATTCCGCACGCCCGAATCGTGATTCCGCACGCCCGAATTCCGCCTTCCGACCGGGGAGAGACATTGACCGTCACCGTGTCCTCGTACGCAGCCGTCCCATCGTCCGAAACCGCCACCGCAGCCGTCCCCGGTATCGCACCCGAGCGCTTCAAGAAGGCCTTCCGCAGGCATCCCGCGGGTGTCGTCGTCGTCACCGCCGACGCCGGTCACGGACCGGTGGGATTCACCGCGACCTCGCTCAGCTCCCTGTCCCTCGCCCCGCCGCTGGTCTCCTTCGGCATCGGGACGTCCACCTCGTCCTGGCCCCACATCGAGCGGGCCTCGACGGCCGTCGTGAACTTCCTCGGTGCCGAACAGGCACAGCTGGCGACCACGTTCGCCACCAGTGGCATCGACCGTTTCGCCGCGCCGACCCGGTGGGGCCGACTGCCCGGCGGGGAGCCCGTGCTCGACGGGGTGGCCGGCTGGCTGAGGCTCACCGTCCAGACCGTCGTCCCGGCAGGCGACCACCGCATCGTCGTCGCCCGGGTCGAGGAGTCCTGGCTGGACGAGGGGCGCAGCCCGCTGCTCTTCCACGACGGCTCCTACCACTCCCTCCGCCCCGCGCCCGACCAGTGATCAGGAAATTCACCATGACACGTCATGACAACAGTCGGGCCCTGGCCCGGAGGTCGTTCCTCACTCTTGCGGGAGGCGCCGTGCTGGGTCTCGCCGCCTGCTCTCCCCAGACGAAATCCGTGGCCACCGCGGAACCCGCGGGAGCTCTTCCGTCCGGGAATCCCGCGTCCGGAACCAAACTGAAGATCGCCGCCCGTTCGACGCAACTCCAGCTGGGTGCGGCGGGGCTGGCCAAGGAACTCCCCTTCACCGTCACCGAGTGGCCGAACCTCTCCGCCGGGCCCGACATCATCCAGGGATTCCGCGCGAAATCCATCGACCTCGCCACGAATGCCGGAATCCCGCCGATCCAGGCACACGCCATCGGCGTCCAGGCGAAGATCGTCGCGGTCCAGATACGGCGGCACCCCCTGTACACCTTCGCGACGGCCCCGGGCTCGTCCATCCGGAAGGCCGAGGACTTCCGGGGCAAGAAGATCGGGTTCTCCCAGGGCCAGGCCCAGGGCGTCGTCGTCCTGCGGGCGCTCAAGGAGGCCGGGCTGAAGAACTCCGACGTCGAACTGGTCGCCCTGCCCAGTACGCAGTTCCTCACCGCGCTCCAGTCCGCCCAGGTCGATGTGGCGCCGCTCGGCGAACCGACCCTCACCAAATACCTCGACCAGTACGGCAAGGACGGCGCTCGGGGTGTCAGGACGGAGGTCGTCGACCTGCTGACCGTGCTCTGGGCGCCCAACGAGGTCCTCAACGACCCGGAGAAGGCCAAGGCGGTGCGCAGCTTCGTCCCGCTGTGGGCG contains:
- a CDS encoding DUF3291 domain-containing protein — translated: MPTLPWVTPQPPPSDGTTVVMASRFEVRSLRDVPRFFLKSLAAWKQVRSAPGAFGASLIAQPGRRVFYTLSAWESRDALHAYARTEPHRGIMTALRPTMRSSTFTFWDAPVGLLPISWDEAKRRVEEQRQADAAGQGDATV
- a CDS encoding N-acetylmuramoyl-L-alanine amidase, encoding MPRRPVGHTRGRAAVLASLTATALVTAGQPAGAAPVGADPMNRAFRQAAAAYGVPRDLLAAVGYGETHLDGHAGLPSQDNGYGVMHLASNPVNHSLEKAASLTGRSTADLREDTPANILGGAAVLRNHADALGLDKAERADIDAWYPAVARYSEAEGAVAALYADTVYTFLAQGLRATVAGGERISVTSRPVSPEKGPLAKADVTAQSPDYPPALWVAAASANFATGRTATVDKVVIHVAQGSYAGTISWFQDPVSKVSSHYVVRSSDGRITQMVRDKDTAYHAKSANASSLGIEHEGFIDNPSWFTDPMYRSSAALTKYLCDRYGIAKDRSHIIGHSEAPGNDHTDPGVNWNWTYYMQLVGASAGGADAQSFAAYTPQEQGSTGAQVKAVQSLLNQQGYEAGAEDGVFGATTRSAVQAFQTARGLTPDGTVGTRTWTALLSAGTTPALAQGSSGDAVKRVQRALTAALGRTVTADGAFGALTDTAVRDYRSARALGTDGSVGPETWKALQSGR
- a CDS encoding nitroreductase family protein → MTFETVYSDAPSPDGPALFPTMSTMRAMRRLKPDAVPDETLEQLIQAAVWGPSGGNMQCYEYVVVTDRAVMAELAPLWKRCVDAYLATTGKHAPAGMPDAAYGRMVAAIEHQRDHFADTPALIIPCYKFPEPRFDEEGLGVYAESLGPAGLEHMTNTQTRFQALAEGSCVYPGVQNILLAARALGLAANVTIWHLMLEQEWKKALGIPSDTHTFAAIPVGWPQGNFGPVRRRPVADVIHRDRW
- a CDS encoding acyl carrier protein, producing MSTSEEISALLVTRFGTDPGAIRPEVPLRQLRLDSLALEELRLLIEDRLDIDLEDVVLSSRDTVGHLVAAVRSKAGA
- a CDS encoding beta-ketoacyl-[acyl-carrier-protein] synthase family protein, whose product is MTGRGPYARRGPRPGIEPFSAAVTGIGLVTAAGVGTDAAWHGVCDTATVPSVPHLPELEGLPCDFMYTVDGLDTKALLGVAAQRLMDRFSQLAVIAAREAVADAGLDPSVWDSGRVAVVIGSAHGGLPFYDEQHTTLTERGARRVSPKLAPLSVVNGAASSVAMDLGVHGPSQAVSTACSSGTVAIGTAHQMLRAGACDIVVAGGAESVRSRLLIASACQMRAVSTRRDDPVAACRPFDTHRDGFVVGEGAGLLVMERPEHARARGATVRARVAGYGASSDAHSAVAPDPDGLGIERALRTALADAGIDASDIGHVNAHGTSTVANDLIESVMLRRVLGEHPLVTSTKAMTGHTLGAAGGIETALTVLALQHQLVPPTANLDAPDPAIPVEVVSKEARRAVFDCAVKTSLGFGGHNAALVLTRA
- a CDS encoding alpha/beta fold hydrolase, producing the protein MPEEIIRSLTVDGLRYGYRVLPRDPSAGGAPATEPVLVIGGALQGMFGWPQMDDHLGPVADVVTADLPGMGTADPLPPGPGAPVLRAAVTGILDDLGIARVNLFGFSYGASIAFGCARHDPGRVARLVLGGVPTHIGEDRRAYWHRATQALAEGDAERFASLAADGLMCLDPARPVHRRELARRYVRRSFLHALAHSEHAADSLRRALGDMPDFSGGLSGVPALVFAGEHDTVTSPELQREFAGTIEGSRFLTLPESDHWVVLERADEVASLVTRFFTDQPVDAVAHLLPHQARAGEAVPSDSTPVSPPAPGATAPRTAPR
- a CDS encoding endonuclease/exonuclease/phosphatase family protein; translation: MYIARPGSALLAAAVAVTLSVTALPAAFAAPSSSAVISEVYGGGGNSGATLTRDYIELANAGSGAYGLSGLSVQYLPGTPSAGSLWQVSELSGAVAPGGRYLVAQAAGTGGTVALPAPDATGTVAMSAASGTVALVSGTAPLTCRTAADCAADTRIVDLVGYGSAVVREGSGPVPGASATASVARGAALADTDDNAADLTAGAPTPVNAAGETAGGSGPGEPGGPTEPGTVRVHDIQGTTRLSPLAGQPVAGVPGVVTGVRTSGSRGFWIQDTAPDGDARTSEGLFVYTGSSAPAVAVGDSVLVSGKVAEYYPATGTQSLTQITAPLTTVLSSGNALPEAVVLDASSVPDAYVPTADGGSVEALALDPTAYALDLYESLEGARVTMADTRVTGATTAYDEVWVTVKPRENPTRRGGTLYASYEDQNTGRLKVMSLDAAHPVPVADVGDVLSGTTTGVVDYASFGGYNVQATQLGSLEDNGLKREVTRKQKRKELAVATYNVENLDAADDQAKFDTLARGVAVSLASPDIVSLEEIQDDNGAVNDGTVGSEATLKRFTDAIVAAGGPRYAWRYVAPQDGKDGGEPGGNIRNVFLFHPGRVDFVDRPGGDATTAVKAVKTKKGAALSVSPGRINPTSTAWDSSRKPLVGEFRFRGEPVFVIANHFASKGGDQPLHGRYQEPVRSSETQRVRQATEVNTFVTSLLKADRAARVVTLGDLNDFAFSPTMSALTSGKVLKPLITTLPVGEQYSYVYDGNSQTLDHILTSPAVRRFGYDVVHINAEFADQASDHDPQIVRIDVKGQGHRH
- a CDS encoding ROK family transcriptional regulator, with product MTSLPAPTRRTRPPRRSEIPSGGQARRASGTGSVLGAILDHGPVARSTVARLTGLSPASVTGHVGQLLSRGLVRESAETTGPRGLGRPHVPVEIDTTRFLVAGAHIAVAHSTVALMDLRGRVVAEDRRPHTSTHPRRILDDLAARLPLLTAAHAAGRQVLALGVATGHRVDPAAGVVVEHPHLGWRAVPVREVLAAATGLPVHVDSHSRALARAEQMFGEVSTRASTVLLFIGAVVDGAFATAGELHRGPRSGAGSVAHLPLGSGGSGDAEPCRCGRTGCLQSEVSERAMIRRAAEQSLYVGTFQELLDHAMAGEPRAVALFRRRARLVGRAAALLLDMFDPECLVVVEPGAGRLPECLADLREEVGMRSWVCEDPERAVVPSSFTGSVLATAGGAVALGALYTDPLGPWPALPAVS
- a CDS encoding flavin reductase family protein, translated to MTVTVSSYAAVPSSETATAAVPGIAPERFKKAFRRHPAGVVVVTADAGHGPVGFTATSLSSLSLAPPLVSFGIGTSTSSWPHIERASTAVVNFLGAEQAQLATTFATSGIDRFAAPTRWGRLPGGEPVLDGVAGWLRLTVQTVVPAGDHRIVVARVEESWLDEGRSPLLFHDGSYHSLRPAPDQ